A portion of the Candidatus Poribacteria bacterium genome contains these proteins:
- a CDS encoding YCF48-related protein: MGLVRNLNFPIIAFLLGILILFNGCVKMEATRKADWETHFTDLHFVNHKLGWIVGEQGLIIHTADSGKTWQQQEIDTTSVGYRMPDASLDFKAVYFTNANYGWAVGDEGLIATTDDGGKHWTLQRSGTSAMLLDVYFANSKEGWIVGEDSDVLYTKNGGKEWKRYEYVSEFMLNGVWFVDDSRGWVVGTHDRIFHTQTGGETWREQSNRFEGERDRMINDNKQVFFVSDNEGWIVGSDGSIFHTTTGGINWERQDSRIPLINGHVRDTINSIHFTDENYGVAVADVGFITRTQDGGDNWQLMDSGTENNLTGIQFTTPTEAWAVGWYGTILRTTDAGATWEMTSGTTANDLQNVQFTNANRAIAVGRRGTMAVSEDGGQTWNEIETDIWDGIWNIYFATDKHGWAVGERGLVVHTNDGGLNWERQRSNSAFTLRSVHFISPQVGWTVGDMGSILHTIDGGQTWLPQTAVGDFLSLMLKGVFFLDDKKGWAIGWPGVCLATEDGGLSWTQQDTGTFNELYAVYFTDENTGWIVGQFGEILHTKNGGKKWRFQRSRTQENLNKLYFADAQHGLIVGDNGVMLTTVNGGEKWELQESGTDNDLYGLALSPDGVVAVGKGGIAMRYSVEEAELPAKLPPVAEETEVIVTAEEDTPIEPIVYHWNILRQATWRTDFTDVHFIDAQNGWAVGSDGAIAHTTDGGKTWLPQHSGVSENLRDVEFVDEKHGRVLGNGLLLQTQDGGETWKPILQATKQNLPRVSTMYFLNADEGWLGGTIGQFLHTTDGGKTWKIQKTGTTLANITDIHFINSQVGWAVTPQRRDGGFILHTVDGGDYWKIQAKTNQPGVAVYFADENSGWVVLGNGNSLLTEDGGETWRLQTATRSTSGLRRITFRSNTEAYALGGGGAYVTEDQGLTWKAVPIDTGENAADNMVAMEEFNPFLPEGAELEFEETEAAEEAAEEGPTLTYDETPEEIQNRLRAQWQRPGRLVPEGELPPNAERATPSPESAQQQPPPPPQPEGRRRGRGSRRVASVYFLDAELAWAVGSGGSIFHTTDGGQTWERQLGEAERNDFREVLFYDDKNGWIAGDGGVLLETQDGGETWDSLPSRTRQRLIGIHFASLEPKWGWTMQRDGTVLYTTDGAAWTAGDTPEQPPFMEGDSPGTFSLNDVDFGKFSEGWAVGRLGYIIHNKDGGPTWTPQRTTANDTLTDVDMKFAPLGWSVGQAGVTQRTINGGEYWRLHETKIKYDLNAVSFIAKRTGWAAGEAGIVLKTTDGGFNWEPKTTGINKTLHGILALSEKEIYAVGEEGIIIRSTDGGETWEQEHTDIDNHLYVITRAKDGKALWVVGQWGVVLRRTLETQEQMSMR; the protein is encoded by the coding sequence ATGGGTTTGGTACGCAATTTAAACTTTCCTATCATAGCATTTCTGCTTGGCATCTTGATCTTGTTCAACGGTTGTGTGAAGATGGAAGCGACCCGGAAAGCGGATTGGGAGACACACTTCACAGACTTGCACTTCGTCAATCATAAACTCGGATGGATCGTCGGAGAACAAGGACTGATCATCCACACCGCAGATAGCGGTAAAACGTGGCAGCAACAAGAAATTGATACAACAAGCGTTGGATATCGCATGCCCGATGCTTCCTTAGACTTCAAGGCGGTCTACTTTACCAATGCAAACTACGGATGGGCGGTCGGTGATGAAGGGTTAATTGCGACAACCGACGATGGCGGCAAACATTGGACCTTACAACGGAGCGGCACTTCAGCGATGCTCCTCGATGTCTATTTTGCTAATTCAAAAGAAGGTTGGATTGTTGGAGAAGATTCGGACGTTCTTTATACCAAAAACGGCGGAAAAGAGTGGAAACGTTACGAGTACGTCAGCGAGTTTATGCTCAATGGTGTCTGGTTCGTTGATGATTCAAGAGGGTGGGTCGTCGGTACCCATGATAGGATTTTCCATACCCAAACAGGGGGTGAGACGTGGCGAGAACAGAGCAATCGCTTTGAAGGTGAACGCGATCGGATGATCAACGACAACAAACAGGTCTTCTTCGTGAGCGATAATGAAGGTTGGATTGTCGGCAGCGATGGCTCCATCTTTCATACAACCACGGGTGGTATAAACTGGGAACGTCAAGACAGTCGTATTCCACTTATTAACGGACACGTCCGAGATACCATCAATAGCATTCATTTCACAGATGAAAACTATGGGGTCGCTGTAGCGGATGTCGGCTTTATTACGCGTACCCAAGATGGTGGCGACAACTGGCAATTGATGGACAGTGGTACTGAAAATAATTTGACAGGTATCCAGTTCACTACACCCACAGAGGCATGGGCAGTTGGCTGGTATGGGACTATTCTTCGGACAACGGATGCCGGTGCGACCTGGGAGATGACCAGCGGCACGACTGCCAACGATCTACAGAATGTCCAGTTCACGAACGCAAATCGCGCCATCGCAGTCGGTAGGCGCGGGACAATGGCAGTGAGTGAGGATGGGGGTCAGACATGGAACGAAATTGAGACAGATATTTGGGATGGTATTTGGAACATCTATTTCGCGACCGACAAACATGGTTGGGCAGTCGGTGAACGCGGACTTGTGGTCCATACCAACGATGGCGGTCTCAACTGGGAACGTCAGCGTAGCAATTCGGCATTCACGCTCCGTTCTGTCCACTTTATTAGCCCTCAAGTCGGTTGGACTGTCGGAGACATGGGAAGCATTTTACACACAATTGACGGTGGGCAAACGTGGCTTCCGCAGACTGCCGTTGGCGATTTCCTCTCCCTTATGCTGAAGGGGGTATTTTTCCTTGACGACAAAAAGGGCTGGGCTATCGGATGGCCGGGGGTTTGTCTGGCGACTGAGGATGGCGGTCTCAGCTGGACGCAGCAGGATACTGGTACTTTCAACGAACTCTACGCTGTCTACTTCACAGACGAAAATACAGGATGGATTGTTGGACAGTTCGGGGAGATTCTGCATACAAAGAACGGCGGCAAAAAGTGGCGTTTCCAACGCAGTCGGACACAAGAGAACCTAAACAAACTCTATTTTGCCGATGCACAGCACGGATTAATCGTCGGTGATAACGGGGTGATGCTCACGACTGTCAATGGTGGCGAAAAATGGGAACTTCAAGAGAGCGGTACGGATAACGACCTCTACGGGTTAGCGTTATCCCCGGATGGCGTTGTAGCAGTCGGCAAGGGTGGAATCGCGATGCGTTACTCTGTTGAAGAGGCAGAATTGCCAGCGAAATTGCCACCAGTTGCCGAAGAGACAGAGGTTATTGTAACTGCTGAAGAAGATACCCCTATTGAACCTATTGTCTACCATTGGAATATCCTCCGACAGGCAACATGGAGAACTGACTTTACGGATGTCCACTTTATAGATGCCCAAAACGGATGGGCGGTCGGTTCGGACGGTGCAATCGCACACACCACAGATGGCGGAAAAACATGGCTCCCCCAACATAGTGGGGTCAGTGAAAATTTGCGAGACGTAGAGTTTGTTGATGAGAAACATGGACGCGTCCTCGGAAACGGCCTGCTACTCCAGACGCAAGACGGCGGTGAAACGTGGAAACCGATTCTCCAAGCAACCAAACAGAACTTACCACGCGTTAGCACAATGTACTTCCTAAATGCCGATGAAGGCTGGCTCGGTGGCACCATTGGGCAATTCTTGCATACAACCGATGGTGGCAAAACGTGGAAAATCCAAAAAACGGGAACCACTTTGGCGAACATCACCGACATTCATTTCATCAATAGTCAGGTTGGATGGGCAGTCACGCCGCAACGTCGAGATGGCGGGTTTATCCTCCACACTGTTGACGGCGGTGATTATTGGAAGATTCAGGCGAAGACAAACCAACCCGGTGTTGCTGTCTACTTTGCTGACGAAAACAGCGGCTGGGTGGTACTGGGGAACGGTAACTCTTTATTGACGGAAGACGGTGGCGAAACGTGGAGACTGCAAACCGCGACTCGAAGCACAAGCGGCTTGCGCCGTATCACCTTCCGCTCTAATACAGAGGCTTATGCACTCGGTGGTGGCGGTGCTTATGTTACTGAGGATCAGGGGTTGACTTGGAAAGCTGTTCCTATTGATACGGGAGAAAATGCAGCCGATAATATGGTCGCTATGGAAGAATTCAACCCGTTTTTACCCGAAGGAGCCGAGTTAGAATTCGAGGAAACAGAAGCAGCGGAAGAAGCGGCTGAAGAAGGACCGACGTTAACCTACGACGAGACACCAGAAGAAATTCAGAATCGGCTGCGGGCGCAGTGGCAACGTCCGGGACGGCTTGTTCCCGAGGGTGAACTCCCACCCAACGCCGAACGTGCTACACCGTCACCGGAATCCGCACAGCAACAACCGCCACCCCCACCGCAACCCGAAGGCCGCAGAAGGGGAAGGGGGAGTCGCCGAGTCGCCAGTGTGTATTTCCTTGATGCAGAACTTGCATGGGCGGTCGGCAGTGGCGGTAGTATTTTCCACACGACAGATGGTGGACAGACGTGGGAACGTCAACTCGGCGAAGCGGAACGTAACGACTTCCGAGAAGTCCTCTTCTACGACGACAAAAACGGTTGGATAGCTGGAGATGGTGGCGTTTTATTGGAAACCCAAGACGGTGGAGAGACGTGGGATTCACTTCCAAGCCGAACGCGTCAACGCTTGATCGGTATACACTTCGCCAGTCTCGAACCGAAATGGGGCTGGACGATGCAACGCGATGGAACTGTTCTCTACACGACAGACGGTGCAGCGTGGACAGCAGGCGACACCCCCGAACAACCGCCATTTATGGAAGGCGATTCGCCGGGGACATTCTCGCTGAACGATGTCGATTTCGGTAAGTTTTCTGAAGGGTGGGCGGTCGGTAGACTCGGATACATTATCCACAACAAAGACGGAGGTCCGACGTGGACACCTCAGCGCACAACTGCAAACGACACCCTTACGGATGTAGATATGAAATTCGCGCCGCTCGGGTGGTCGGTCGGACAAGCCGGGGTGACCCAACGCACCATCAATGGTGGTGAGTACTGGCGGCTCCACGAAACGAAAATTAAGTATGATCTCAATGCCGTCTCATTTATTGCGAAACGGACTGGCTGGGCGGCTGGTGAGGCTGGTATTGTCCTAAAAACGACGGATGGCGGCTTCAATTGGGAGCCGAAAACAACTGGCATTAATAAAACGCTCCACGGTATCCTCGCCCTCTCTGAAAAGGAAATTTATGCGGTCGGTGAAGAGGGTATAATTATCCGCTCGACCGATGGTGGCGAAACGTGGGAACAGGAACACACCGATATTGATAACCACCTCTATGTTATTACGCGTGCCAAAGATGGTAAAGCGTTGTGGGTTGTTGGACAATGGGGTGTCGTCCTCCGCCGGACGTTAGAGACACAGGAACAGATGTCCATGCGGTAA
- a CDS encoding YceI family protein yields the protein MKTDLGRTRQISYIRGLVLALLITGFTGITQLSDAADTYEIDTAHSMILFRAKHNGITYNYGRFNEFTGKITMDETDISKSMVEFEVKTASVDTANEKRDQHLRSPDFFSAKQFPVITFKSTKVNTKEGEEDMLEVTGDLEVLGVKKSITVDVAITGKGKGRQGESLIGFESVFTINRSEFGMTYGVGGPVSDDIRLIVTIEAKQK from the coding sequence ATGAAAACAGACTTAGGACGCACCCGACAGATTTCCTATATCAGAGGTCTTGTTTTAGCTTTACTCATCACTGGTTTTACTGGCATCACACAACTTTCAGATGCAGCGGATACTTATGAAATAGACACGGCACACTCAATGATACTTTTCCGTGCAAAACATAACGGTATCACTTACAACTACGGTAGATTTAACGAGTTCACCGGCAAAATCACAATGGATGAAACCGATATATCCAAAAGCATGGTAGAATTTGAAGTAAAAACAGCGAGTGTTGACACTGCCAACGAAAAACGCGACCAGCACCTGAGAAGTCCTGACTTTTTCAGTGCGAAGCAGTTTCCCGTTATCACCTTCAAAAGCACAAAGGTAAATACGAAGGAAGGCGAAGAAGACATGCTGGAGGTCACAGGCGATTTGGAGGTACTCGGTGTTAAAAAATCTATCACAGTAGATGTCGCAATTACAGGAAAAGGCAAAGGGAGACAAGGCGAATCTCTGATCGGATTTGAAAGCGTCTTTACGATTAACCGCAGCGAATTCGGAATGACCTACGGCGTTGGCGGACCTGTCAGCGACGACATTCGTCTTATTGTCACCATCGAAGCGAAGCAAAAATAG
- a CDS encoding sulfatase-like hydrolase/transferase: MATNTPNILWVCTDQQRYDTIGALGNPYVSTPHVDSLVADGVAFTHAYCQSPICTPSRASFLTGMYPSATHANRNGNDFYPGTYPLVTRALADIGYDCGLIGKLHLASAYGRVEPRTDDGYRYWQYSHAPRDDWEQGHDYADWVRSKGYILGELNRNPEGVPAELHQTTWCAEKTIEFIREERECPWLASVNIYDPHPPFNPPQTHRERFNPTEMPKPLFRDSDLEQQTRLQAVDFQSKVRTPDELDIRSPILPQTPRQEAEAVGARDAKTLKAAYYAMIQLIDEQLGRILDTLEETGQRENTVIIFTSDHGETLGDHGLIQKGCRFYEGLVRVPLIFAWQGQFASGLRSDALVELVDKAPTLLELAGLTVPEEMHGRSLLPILRGEAAPNHHRDFVRCEYYDAVDLPDHSLATMYRDKHYKVVVYHGHDEGELYDLIDDPDEFNNLWHIPAKQEVKMELLKRNFDASMFAMDIGPRRVGPM, encoded by the coding sequence ATGGCTACTAATACCCCGAATATTCTCTGGGTTTGCACAGATCAGCAACGATACGACACAATCGGTGCATTGGGCAATCCGTATGTATCGACTCCGCACGTTGATAGCTTAGTAGCGGATGGTGTCGCCTTCACGCATGCCTATTGTCAAAGTCCTATCTGTACACCGAGTCGAGCGAGTTTTCTCACCGGTATGTACCCGAGCGCAACACACGCCAATCGCAACGGAAACGACTTCTATCCGGGGACGTATCCACTTGTGACGCGCGCCCTTGCAGACATCGGTTACGATTGTGGGCTTATTGGCAAACTCCACCTCGCAAGTGCTTATGGTCGTGTGGAACCGCGCACGGACGATGGCTACCGTTACTGGCAATACAGCCACGCACCCCGTGATGATTGGGAACAGGGACACGATTACGCCGATTGGGTTCGTTCAAAAGGCTATATACTCGGTGAGTTGAATCGGAATCCGGAAGGCGTACCCGCAGAATTGCATCAGACGACCTGGTGTGCCGAGAAAACGATTGAATTCATTCGTGAGGAGCGGGAGTGTCCGTGGCTCGCGAGCGTCAACATCTACGACCCGCACCCACCGTTCAATCCACCACAGACGCATCGCGAACGGTTTAATCCTACGGAAATGCCAAAACCGCTCTTCCGAGACAGCGATCTTGAACAACAGACCCGGTTACAAGCAGTTGATTTTCAGTCCAAAGTGCGGACACCAGACGAATTAGACATCCGTAGCCCAATTTTGCCACAGACCCCACGTCAGGAAGCGGAGGCAGTCGGCGCAAGGGATGCCAAAACCCTCAAAGCCGCTTACTATGCCATGATTCAACTGATTGATGAACAGTTGGGCAGGATTCTTGATACGTTAGAAGAGACAGGGCAGCGGGAGAACACGGTTATCATTTTCACAAGCGACCATGGCGAGACACTCGGCGACCACGGACTTATACAAAAAGGCTGCCGGTTTTATGAAGGTCTGGTTAGGGTACCACTGATTTTCGCATGGCAGGGGCAGTTTGCAAGCGGTCTCAGAAGCGACGCACTCGTTGAACTCGTTGATAAAGCACCGACCCTCTTGGAGTTAGCAGGTTTAACGGTGCCTGAAGAGATGCACGGACGTTCGCTACTACCGATACTGAGAGGCGAGGCGGCTCCGAACCACCATCGCGACTTTGTTCGATGCGAATATTACGACGCTGTTGATCTGCCCGATCACTCTCTCGCAACTATGTACCGGGATAAGCACTACAAAGTGGTGGTTTATCACGGACACGATGAAGGCGAGCTCTACGACCTGATTGATGACCCCGACGAGTTTAACAACCTCTGGCATATACCTGCGAAACAGGAGGTCAAAATGGAATTGCTAAAACGAAATTTTGATGCATCTATGTTCGCTATGGACATAGGACCGCGGCGGGTCGGACCGATGTAA
- a CDS encoding site-specific DNA-methyltransferase gives MERFTPKLKDGGALYLFGKPDCIDFIDYRQFLNLRSKIVWYQPSRLAQGRISYTNNYDIICYFIKGKRPQCYNLDAIRVAQLVELEHRNRCENVPSVTNGRFSKTKYNPKGKNPGDVWGDIKQLTYKSKELVNRKALNTIQKPEKLIERIVFASSSPGDLVLDPFAGVGTCPVVCKRHQRDFIGFEGEPGFVKTANERLRKCNSGPENKSKKVQTK, from the coding sequence ATTGAACGCTTTACACCGAAACTTAAGGACGGTGGCGCACTTTATCTATTTGGAAAACCGGACTGCATTGACTTTATAGACTACCGTCAGTTTTTAAACCTTCGTTCAAAAATTGTGTGGTATCAACCGAGCCGGCTCGCACAAGGACGCATCAGTTACACCAATAATTATGACATCATCTGTTACTTCATCAAGGGGAAAAGACCACAGTGCTACAACCTTGATGCCATTAGGGTCGCACAACTTGTTGAATTGGAGCATCGGAATCGGTGTGAAAATGTGCCGTCTGTGACCAACGGTAGATTTAGCAAGACGAAATACAATCCGAAAGGGAAAAATCCTGGCGACGTTTGGGGAGATATAAAACAGTTAACCTATAAGTCGAAGGAATTGGTAAATCGAAAGGCACTCAACACAATCCAGAAACCCGAAAAGTTGATTGAGCGGATTGTCTTCGCGAGTTCATCACCGGGGGATTTGGTTTTAGACCCGTTTGCAGGTGTGGGTACTTGTCCTGTTGTGTGTAAACGCCATCAGCGGGATTTCATCGGATTCGAGGGTGAACCGGGTTTTGTAAAAACGGCGAATGAACGGCTTCGCAAATGCAATAGTGGCCCAGAAAACAAATCCAAAAAGGTACAGACGAAGTAG
- a CDS encoding WD40 repeat domain-containing protein, translating to MENLNAQSDLPEGVKARLDQGNLTGDIAFSPDGTQLAVACDIGVWVYDVESGLGLNLLVEHKEYVRCVAYSPDGSAIASGSIDNRVVLWDAISGSPTATLVGHTDAVRSVAYSADGATVASGSPDGTVRLWDASTGAAKDTLEGHAGSIRCVAYAPNGRTLAAGTGNDTVVLWDAATGKHRATLEGHTHIVDSVAYSPDGETLVSGSIDGTVRLWSTDTRDLITTLTGHSGYVWSVAYSPDGAAIASGGNDNTIRLWDVETGASKRTLTGHTGSVRSVKYSPAGGILASGGDDHTVLLWDLT from the coding sequence TTGGAAAATTTAAACGCACAATCAGATCTACCTGAAGGAGTCAAAGCACGTCTCGATCAAGGCAATCTAACTGGAGATATAGCATTTTCACCAGATGGCACACAACTTGCTGTCGCATGTGACATTGGCGTTTGGGTCTACGATGTTGAAAGCGGACTCGGACTTAACCTTCTCGTTGAACACAAGGAATACGTCAGATGTGTCGCCTATTCGCCTGATGGCAGTGCGATTGCCAGCGGGAGTATAGACAATAGGGTAGTTCTCTGGGACGCAATCAGTGGATCTCCGACAGCGACGCTTGTCGGACATACGGATGCTGTTAGGAGTGTTGCGTATTCTGCAGATGGTGCTACCGTCGCAAGTGGGAGTCCTGACGGGACAGTGCGGTTATGGGATGCCAGCACAGGAGCGGCGAAAGATACGCTCGAAGGACACGCAGGCTCTATCAGATGTGTCGCGTATGCTCCTAACGGGAGAACCCTCGCAGCAGGAACTGGGAACGACACTGTGGTGTTGTGGGATGCCGCCACTGGAAAACATAGAGCAACACTTGAAGGACATACCCATATTGTCGATTCAGTCGCCTATTCGCCTGATGGGGAAACCCTTGTCAGTGGTAGCATTGATGGCACGGTTCGGTTATGGAGCACAGACACAAGAGACTTAATAACGACACTCACAGGACATTCGGGTTATGTCTGGAGCGTCGCTTATTCCCCTGACGGTGCGGCTATCGCGAGCGGGGGCAACGATAATACGATCCGTTTGTGGGATGTTGAGACAGGTGCGTCTAAACGGACACTCACAGGGCATACAGGAAGTGTCAGGAGTGTTAAGTATTCGCCGGCTGGGGGTATTCTCGCCAGCGGCGGCGATGATCACACCGTACTGCTCTGGGATCTTACATAA
- a CDS encoding DUF1549 and DUF1553 domain-containing protein: MNFVTVLFVACLVCFAFQLTGWNPIEKATRAEASTEQDWLANVALTELRVHPESLTLEHARDGRTVLVSGKTKDGKWVDVTPWAVLMPTSAGVKVHEDGYIFPMTVGTTKITVTVKGVTTELPVNVKSMEAEPVSFVRDVMPILSHAGCNNGTCHGAAKGKNGFKLSLRGYDPDFDYELLIEDISGRRFNRAFPEQSLMLLKPTSEVPHKGGQVIVPGERDYSVIHQWITEGAIPDVETTKRVERLEVLPDSAELAVPGMKQQLIVIAHYPDGTTRDVTREAKFTSSVNEVANVTDKGVVTAERRGETAILTRYEGAYSTNNIIVMGDRRGYKWVETPEYNYIDTHVHNKLKRMKVLPSELCTDEEFVRRIYFDLTGIPPTPKQVRGFLTDKTPSKVKREQLIDALVETSEFVDHWTHKWGDLLQSNRKFLGERGVWLFQQWIHQAIAENRPYDEFVRDLITATGSTYTNPAASYFRVSREYTAAVENTTQLFLGVRFSCNKCHDHPFEKWTQNQYYEFGAFFADVRVKPGQLPGDEVVYANYTTEPVKHPRTLAVVEPSVPFGEVAAKTDDKRQMLAAWLTSEDNPMFARAGANRIWSYFMGRGIIEPVDDIRTSNPPTNPELLDALTKDFVDSGFDMKHIMKTITRSRTYQQSIKTNEWNKADTINFSHAVARRLTAEQLLDAIGVATGSRPRFEEVPKNFRAVQLPDSKVKDDGFLKLFGRPERETSCECERTTEVSLAHAMNLINGPTVAEALIDPEGRIAQLIKTNQDDRALVEELYLATLSRLPEKNEYAVAIEHLANAESKEEGAQDLLWALINSPAFLFNR, translated from the coding sequence TTGAACTTTGTAACAGTGCTTTTTGTTGCATGCCTTGTCTGTTTCGCGTTCCAATTAACTGGATGGAATCCGATAGAGAAAGCAACAAGGGCAGAGGCTTCGACGGAGCAAGATTGGCTTGCAAACGTCGCTTTAACGGAGTTGAGGGTTCATCCGGAGTCATTGACATTGGAGCATGCCCGTGATGGTAGAACCGTGCTCGTGTCAGGTAAGACAAAAGATGGCAAATGGGTAGATGTAACACCGTGGGCTGTGCTGATGCCTACCAGCGCGGGTGTGAAGGTGCATGAAGATGGTTATATCTTCCCGATGACAGTTGGTACAACGAAAATTACGGTCACCGTCAAGGGTGTGACTACCGAATTGCCTGTGAATGTCAAGAGCATGGAGGCAGAACCCGTCAGTTTTGTGCGGGATGTGATGCCTATTTTGAGCCATGCTGGGTGTAATAACGGTACGTGTCACGGTGCAGCAAAAGGCAAAAACGGGTTCAAACTCTCACTTCGCGGTTACGATCCAGATTTTGATTATGAACTGCTGATTGAAGATATATCTGGTAGACGCTTCAACCGCGCGTTTCCTGAACAGAGTCTAATGCTGTTAAAACCGACTTCCGAAGTGCCACATAAAGGCGGGCAGGTCATCGTTCCAGGGGAGCGGGATTACAGTGTCATTCATCAGTGGATAACGGAAGGTGCTATTCCAGATGTTGAAACCACTAAGCGCGTGGAAAGGTTAGAAGTTTTACCCGATTCTGCTGAACTCGCGGTGCCGGGTATGAAGCAACAACTTATAGTCATCGCGCACTATCCAGATGGAACCACACGAGATGTCACCCGTGAGGCGAAATTCACAAGTAGCGTCAACGAAGTGGCAAACGTCACGGACAAGGGTGTGGTAACCGCGGAACGTCGCGGTGAAACTGCTATCCTGACTCGGTATGAGGGTGCCTATAGCACAAACAATATCATCGTGATGGGCGACCGGAGGGGCTACAAGTGGGTTGAAACCCCAGAGTATAATTACATTGATACGCACGTTCACAATAAACTAAAGCGGATGAAGGTTCTACCTTCTGAACTTTGTACGGATGAGGAATTTGTGCGGCGTATCTATTTCGATTTAACAGGTATTCCGCCCACCCCGAAGCAGGTTCGGGGTTTCCTGACTGACAAAACACCATCAAAGGTAAAACGGGAGCAGCTCATTGATGCCCTTGTTGAGACCTCAGAGTTTGTTGATCACTGGACCCATAAATGGGGCGATCTGTTACAGTCTAACCGTAAATTCCTCGGTGAACGTGGGGTCTGGCTCTTCCAACAGTGGATTCATCAAGCGATCGCCGAGAATCGTCCCTACGACGAGTTTGTGCGAGATCTGATTACCGCAACGGGTAGTACCTACACGAATCCTGCAGCGAGTTATTTCCGTGTCTCTCGTGAATACACCGCTGCAGTGGAAAATACAACGCAGCTTTTCTTGGGTGTTCGATTCTCGTGTAACAAATGTCACGACCATCCGTTTGAAAAATGGACGCAAAATCAATACTACGAATTCGGCGCATTCTTCGCGGATGTCAGGGTCAAACCGGGGCAGCTTCCCGGCGATGAAGTCGTCTATGCCAATTACACCACGGAACCGGTGAAGCACCCCCGAACCTTAGCGGTCGTTGAGCCGTCAGTTCCGTTCGGGGAAGTTGCCGCAAAAACTGATGATAAACGTCAGATGCTCGCGGCGTGGCTCACCTCTGAAGACAATCCGATGTTTGCTCGCGCAGGCGCGAATCGGATCTGGAGCTACTTCATGGGACGTGGGATTATTGAACCTGTGGACGATATTCGCACAAGTAATCCACCCACTAACCCTGAGTTGCTTGATGCGTTGACGAAGGATTTCGTGGACAGCGGATTTGACATGAAGCACATCATGAAAACAATCACACGTTCTCGCACCTATCAGCAGAGCATCAAAACAAACGAGTGGAACAAGGCTGACACAATTAACTTTTCGCACGCCGTTGCCAGACGTTTGACGGCAGAGCAGCTACTTGATGCTATCGGGGTCGCAACAGGAAGCCGACCGCGGTTTGAAGAGGTACCGAAAAACTTCCGAGCCGTACAGTTACCAGACAGCAAGGTCAAAGATGATGGATTTTTGAAGTTGTTTGGTAGACCTGAACGCGAAACTTCCTGTGAATGTGAACGCACCACTGAGGTTAGCCTCGCACACGCAATGAATCTCATTAATGGACCAACGGTTGCGGAAGCACTCATTGATCCAGAAGGACGTATCGCACAACTTATCAAAACGAATCAAGACGACCGGGCTCTCGTTGAAGAACTTTATCTCGCAACGCTTTCTCGGTTACCAGAGAAGAACGAATATGCAGTAGCGATTGAACATCTCGCGAACGCCGAATCGAAAGAGGAAGGCGCGCAAGACCTGTTATGGGCGTTGATTAACAGTCCCGCCTTCCTATTCAATCGCTAA